The genomic DNA GGACATACCAGGAGCCGTTTATGGTCTCCCGGTGGGAATAGTAACcttagaaaacaacacaaaaatacaaaaaagttagtatggatgCTGAGTGAGAAAAAGGATATTAACAACCATAAAAACCTCATAGTGCTGGcggaaaaagtatgtgaaccctTGAGTTAATGACCTCAGAAAAAGCTAACTGGAGTCAGGTGTTAGCATACCTGGGGTCTTGTTAAGAAAATTAGTCTGGAGGTGTGGACTAGAGCTACTTTGATGTACAAAAACCCACTCAAAGTTTTTGAGTTTGCTCCGTGAGCTCATGTGAGCCATGCCTCGCCAAAAATGCTCTCAGAGGATCTACCATCAAGAATTGTTGATTTACATAAAGCTGGAATGGATTACAAAGTGATTTCAAAGACTTTAGTAATTCATCAGTCAAGGGTTAGGCAAACGATCTACAAATGGAGACACCTTGGGGCTGTGGCTACTCTACCAAGAAGTGGGTGCCCAGTCCAAATGACCCCAAGAGCACAACAAAGACTCGTCAATGAGGTAAAGAAACAACCCTGAGTGGCAGCCAAAGATTTGGAGGCATCATTGGAACTAGCTAACATCTGTGTTCATGAGTCTACAGTACATGAAACATTGAACAATCAGGGTGTCTATGGCAGGACACCATAAAGGAAGCCACTGTTTACTAAACAGAATTTTGCTGCACGTCTGAAGCTTGCATTGACATTCTACAACGGTATTGataaaatgttttgtggacTGACGAAATGAAGATTGAAGTATACATCTGGCGTAAAAAGGGCACTGCATGAAAACATCCCAACCATAAAGTACAGTGGAGGAACTATCATGATTTGGGTCTGCTTTGCTGCATCAGGGCCTGGCCAGCTTGCAATCATTGAGGGGAACTTGAATTCCCAAGTGTATCAAAAAATTCTTCAGGATAACATGAGAATGTCTGTACGTCAGCTGAAACTCTGCAGAAGTTGGGTGatgcaacaggacaatgacccaaaacccCAGAGCAAGTCCACAGAATGgctacagaaaaactaaatccaCCTTTTGGAGTGGCCCATTAAGAGACCTCAACACAATAAAGATGTTATGGAATGACTTGAAGAGAGCCATACACGAGACATCCAAAGAATATGACAGAGCTAAAGAAGTTCTGCCATAAAGAATGGGTTAAAATTCCTTTTGAACGATGTGCAGGTCTGATCCACAGCTACAGGAAGCACCTGGTTGAGGTTATTGATGCCAAGGGGGGGTCAACCAGGTATTATTTCCAAGGGTGTTATTATTTTAGGCACATTCTATTTGTCAATACTCTTGACTTAGATAAACATCAGATCAAATTTTATGacaaaatgaatgcagaaaacCATGAAATTCCAAaaggttcacatactttttcttgCCAGCGTATCTAACATTGACTAGACATGAGCATTATTGGGGCCTAGTCGAAAGATTAAAATTTATCAGCtgtttaactttttaaattatactAAAAGTTCGTATTTAAACAACCATGGCTGGGACATTTGCTTTAACCCCAAACAAACTACACCAGAGACCAATTGATGGACTGAGACCTTCCTTTTCAAGTTGTCCTGGTACTGTTGTTTGGTCTGCACCCAATTTAAATGGTCATCTTTCACACCAGCCCAAACAAACCACTGTCAAGCATCCTGCATGACTCACCTTCAGCCACAGAATAGCACATGATAAAATCTGCCCCGGCAGGGAGGGTGTGTACGGCGCTAGCATCCACCACCACCTCATTTGTCTTTAAGTCGCTGTCCACAGCGTCACAGACGGTCACCGGGTCATCATGCTTGTCTCCGCGGCATGCCTAGAGACAGGCACTTCACCATGACTGCATTCTCAAAAACCACTAGTTTCCACAGAAAGCATTAAAACAGGGAATACTGGGTTTTGGTGTTTGGTGGCATGTACCTGTATGATAAAAATCTTTGGCTTTCCTGCCAGGCTCTTGCACTTGTCTCCTTTGAACAGGGATGTGATGTCCTGGATGCTAATCTTGCCATCGTAGGCGTACACGTGATCATCTTCGCCATGGCTCAGGAAGGCGAGCACAAAGCAGTCGGCGTCCGAGTGGTCTTCCTCAGCAGCTGGGGGGACAACAGGTATTTGTTAGACTTGCAACTAAAAGGATTTGACAAAGTTATCTTTCCATCAATAGGAGACCAAGGAATTATGTAAGAATTATCATTTGAGTGATGTGTACCTTCGTAGATTTTATCCAGGACTTCCACCTGTTTGTAGTTGTCATAACTCCTCACAACGAAGTTTAACTCTAGCAAtctaaatgaaaagagaaaatcagTCGAACGTTTGATAAAATATGAACACGAAAGGGGCAAAGCACTGGAAATATATGGCCAAATGCGGCCACAGGAAAGACTTACAGCTGCTGAACAAGTGCAGGCATGTTCCTAAGCAGACTGTTTTGCCCCTCCAGCAGCTGGCTGGGAAGTGATACCTTTTCTCTAAGTTGGCGCGATCAGCGTTGGTTCCATGTCTGTCACTCAAACCCAGGCGCCAGAAGAAGCGCTCCTGGTTAAAGATGAGTGCAAGGCCTCGCCGCTTGTTGCCCATCTTGTACTCCTCTGCAGGATCCAAAGCTAACGAGctgtttcaaaatgaaaatcagaaTGTGAATATAAGCGATGCTAAGTGTGTACCGGACTAAGTaagtaaattttatttatatagcacctttcataGATACAAAATTGTTCAAACAGGGGTGCAACAGCTAAAGTATGGtgcatcaaaaacaataaatacattttttaaaaaattaaataaagtggCTGCAGGTTAACAAAAAGCCTGTCTGAATAAAAACGTTTGCAGGTGCCTCGTAAAAGCTTCATAGGAGTCGACCAATCTCAGCTGTAGAGGAAGAACATTCCACAGTTCTGGTGCGAGAACTTGGAAAGCAGTCACCACAGGTTTTGTACTTGGTTAGAGGGACAACAAGTCATTTTTGTTGGCCTGACCTGAGAGCTCTATTTGGGGCATAAGGGTGAAGGAGGCTGGCAATATACCGTGGTGATTGATGACACAATGCCATAAAGGTTAGCACTaggattttaaaatgaacacaagaaTCTGGGTGATGTGGGATCTCTGGTTAGTTCCTGATAAAAGGCAACCAGCTGCAttttggactgtctgaaggtggTTTAGAGACGGCTGATTTAAACAAGTCAAAAGGGCATTACAATAACCTAAACGTGATGAAATAAAATCATATAAAACCATCTCCAGTTCCACCTTGGATTTTATTTAACTATGTTGCGCAGATGTAAAAAACAGGAACATGTTAGCTGGCTGACATGGCTGTCAAGTGACAGAGACTGGTCAAAAATCACACCTAGATATCTAACGCAAAGTTTAACACAGTCTCTTAATGGCCCAATATGCATTTTAATGGATCCTATCCATTTGTCAGGGGCAAGTATAAGAGCTtctgttttgcttgtgtttaaTTGAAGGCAGTTGTCAGACATCCAGATATTAATAGCCTGCAAACAGTCATTTAAAATGGATAATCTGTTGCTCTTGTCGGGTTTGAATAGGTAATATAACTGAATGTCATCAGCGTACAAATAATATGAGAATGTGCGGCTGATATCCACATAAAGAAACAATTTACCTTGTCATGAAGGCATCGGTCTCTATTAGGTTCTCCGTGCATGCTAtagaacacaacacacacatgaatagcACATGCAgcaattataaaataataatgcaatgACAAGTCTTGCTTTAcagctttatatatatatatatatatatatatatatatatatatatatatatatatatgtgtgtgtgtgtatatatatatatatatatgtgtgtgtatatatatatatatatatatatatatatatatatataatatatatataaatatatataaaatatacaatagTGTTGTTGCCAAAAATACACCGGAGGATGAAGCTTTTCAGGCTGTTGTTAAAAAGTACAACTACAGGTGCATGAATTCCTCCACCGCTGCTAGTGTTGCTAGTGTGGGGTCAAGCAGCCATTGTTCCACCAGCTTACAGTCCTCATGGCCCTCAATAGCTGCCTGACAGGTGGAGAAAGATGGCAAAGGCTGCTAAAAGAACAGAGGCCAAAAGTGACACCTCTGCTCCCCAACCTACAGATGGGTTACACTTTGTGTGCAAATGCAGCAGCTTCGGGAGAGTTTGACAGCTGAGAAGGTATTATAAACctctcttttcttgtttttcctggtttccttttatcattttgttcaAACACTCAGTTGGCAGGCTGTTTGGGTATACAGTCAGGTGAAACTAATGCAGTTTAATGCAACAGTCCTCAGGTAAAGCTGACTTTTAGGAAGGTTAAGAAGCTCAgtcttttgtttctgtttctgtagtgGTGTTGATTCAACATTATCAAAAAACAAggctaaatattacaaaaatgagacacaaaatgacaaaaattagacacaaaatgacaaaaatgagacacaaaatgacaaaagcgagagaaaaaatgacaaaaaaatgagacaaacgacacgaaacaaaacaaaaaaagagaaaatattagacaaaaaagttacaaagtgattaaaaaatggacaaacgagataaaaaatgacaaaagcatgaaacaaaactacaaaaacgacacacaaaacaatgaagaaagtgaaacaaaattgacaaaagtaagacaaaaaggaagcacaacacaacaaaaacgagaaacaaaacgaccaaaaatgagacaaatgacacaaaacaaaccaaaaagagacaaaatttgacaaaaaagatacaaaacaacaaaacaatggacaaatgacacagccgagacaaaaaaattacacaaataacaTTAAcgggaaacaaaaaaaacccaacaaaaacatgaggcagaggacaaaagacagacaaaaaaaccccacaaaaaacaagacaaaatattacaaaaattacaaaagaacaatctagtaatttaaaatctagtagttttaaatatatagttttacaaatgtacaatttacagttagtgtcttctctgtaatttttaacacTTTATAAAGACGTCGCGCAGGCCGGATTTGACCGTCtagagggccagttttggcccgcgggccacatgtttgacacccatgCTTTAGAGGCTGAACGTTAATAAGTGTGGTTAATATCTAGCGCGCACACATTTAAATTGAGCAGAATAAAGCACAtttagaaacactttttttataCAATCGCCTTGAACACAACTAAATGTAACTGAAGGACTGTTGTGTATCAATATATGAACTAGCTGAGTTACTACATCCTCTGTTTTCATGCCagcaactttatttgtttctatATTACACAGAATCAACAGCAATACTGGGAAATAACATCCTGTTCACATGATAACTTGTCACTTGCTTAATCTTTACCTGTCTGAATGGACTGTACTTTGGCTTTGCTGGCAATAAAACACCACAACGTTCGCcctgtttgtttcacttttcaTTGTTAAGAGCAAATCCTCTGTCCTCTCCTGTTACAAGTTTGTGAAGAAGCTTTAAAGAGAGAAGTTAAGTCAGAGTAAAGCTCACCCGCCCTGTCTGTGGCTGGTCTGCTGTCCTTAGCAACACTTCCTGGGAAAGTTgggaaaaacaacaatgaagtCCTGACTTTGAAAAGGCTCTAACGATATAAAAAACCTTCCTCGCGTGTTGTTTTAACTTTGTAAGGCAGTAAATAGAAGAGCAAACCATAGCTGAGGTGTAACACTTGTGTAAGAACACAGTAAACACAGTTCTACTCATCACACTGGGCTAAagttacagagaaaaacacacacaatagcATTTATCTGTCAAAATTTAAATGGCCGAGAATTTCTACGCCTGCTTTgagtcaaaaacacaaatttaaagcAGTTACCTGCGGACATGTTCACAGCTCTTCTTTCCTCTGACTGAAAAGTGATTTTGCTTCGTCAAGCTAACACTAATGAAGGTTGTAGCTCCGCCCCCTGCAATCTCATTGGCTCAAAGTATCAAACGGAGAGTCCAATTGGTTCTCAAATCTGTCAGTCAAAGATTAATCGTCAGGACTTCCGTGTTTTGTCACATTAGATCAGCTATCTTTAAACATTGAAGGTTTAACAAATCGTAAGCACTAAGCGGGAAATTAAGGATGACACAGGCGAAGATTAGGACAGATAAATATATAATCCAGATGAATATTGTGTGGCCATCCTTTTACAGGCTGCACGTTGTTAAGTGTGATGAATATTTAGCCTACATTCATATAAAATGGgtggaaaaaacacattagaaaCGCATAATTTTTATACAACCACCTTAAACACATCACATCTTGACAATGGCATTTATTAAATGACCGTTTTAGTTACTATATCCTCAGTTTTCACTTCACTCACCAAGTAACTTGATTAGTTATCATGTGAACAGGACATTATTTCCCAATCTGTTCTTTGATTCTTTGTCATATAGAAACTAAAAATCAGTGTAGTTAAATTTGATGCTTAATCTTACCATGTCTGAATGGACTGTGCTTTGGCTTTGCTGGCAAGAATTGCACAACTGATCCAGTCAGTTAGTTCAAGGTGAATCTCATGTGGCCTTATTCCTTATGATCAAAATCATTTAAACTCAGAAACTCCAATGACAACTGGCACATATAATGTCAACAAAAGCTTTATTGTTACTGGCAAGTTATCGGATGTTTTCTGCATGAGTGTAAACCAGTGCGTTCGGCTCCATGTggcattttacacattttataaaCGGAAACCTACATTttatgcagcagaaacacacaatgTTGACATAATTATCACATGTTCCTCTAAGGGAAATGGGAGCTTTGCGTTCTAAGAACGTCAGACAATTTAGTTAATTCAGGTTGCATTTCATTTGAGAGAAACAGCTCCATCTGCAATCAAGTAAATGTATATTTATCAATCATTTATTGCTGCAAATATTATTTCCTaatcactgttccctctaagctgcgcgcgtgcgcaattgcgcactgctgacacggtctccgcgcacacaAAATCTGCGCtgctcacacaaaaaaaacatccaacctaaattgtaaataaaataaacacgaaACAATtaattctgtgctatttttcaatgtgagtcagtgagtgaccggtgactggctgctgcagccaatgatgcgattcacatacgtatttaccatagactgtatataatggtatttacgcagctaatcaacgtcattgacaggcgtccttatgtgcagccacagttgttctcatagatatgaatgagtggataggacacgccccctttgagctgcgtNNNNNNNNNNttgctgtaggtgctgaagctcagaaagtctgagatgtttgttcaaaataagctcattctcaagtctgatctgaactgtcctcttttgttttaactttccctaaacttaagagttaatgacagagcagcacatccagactcagtctcatttatgtagagattaaacttcagtgtcattcattgatgtgaaagtgcagtttttcaaatgtttgttgcacatgctcccgaccaaaccagtccaggtggaagacgatgtgaagggaaagctccagaggatgaatatcacacatttacgttggaaataaatgtcctttaattagacattgtcatgcaaaagttggatttccctttaatgatgttcaaatctttgttgagtgttttgttgatgttggtttctaaatgttttctgacactctgccccaaagattaaaaccttctgcagctcacaagctgcaacaattcacacattatcaactatctttctgactaaactaagataaaaagtgaaaaactgcttgattcctgcatcatgaatgtaaatctttttggtttttatgacagtaaactgaatatatttgggtgtgacattttataaaccaaaacaagaaatgaattactggagaaaacaacagattaatggacaaagaaaaatgcgttttccaacatatatggctgaattactccaacattacaagatacatgcaatttgaattcaattttatttatataacgccagttacaggtcaaattatctcaagacactttatattttttttgtcatatctaaaatatgacaaagtaagaaatttaaacctcttgactaatccaatttattatttggtttttaagagactaatcgacaactaaaataactttctccactaaaactaataaacatgaggtcaaatagaaggaacagttttaaatactgcagtcccacgatgataagactaaagtttgtcaacaaaaactaaatctgctggtggattccattaaagtcctaataaatgataataaagtgtgatactaaaggtttgtggtgctaaaaatgtcaaagtaaagatatcaggttgaacatctggatggaggttgataaaagttgacctcccttcatttctctggagttgactccatggattttatggatggtggttaaagacctgctcttctagtcgtcttccttttagttgctgtaaaaagtcagtcctggccgacttcaacatctcttcatgacaacttgttctgcctccgacctggtggaaactccagaaactcgggaaaacccatggagactcgaagaactcgtggagactcgaagaactcgtcgggtgggggaaggtgtggtggacagtggggggaggtgggggagtagagggggggaggccgccacccacctccccgcctactctccgccccggctccacccagactccgccttggccctgcccatgtggtcacttcaggaactacgatgtcaaagggacgacgaatttatttcttagtatctgatctgtagctcagtgagttaaggatttgcctatggagctgcaggtcgctggttcaagaccagacacttcttaaattttatcaaaatcctgacaaagacaaacaaagaaaagtgccagtggctggtcttgaacctgcgaccttccacttggtagtcactcttcttatcccctgagctattcgctca from Amphiprion ocellaris isolate individual 3 ecotype Okinawa chromosome 4, ASM2253959v1, whole genome shotgun sequence includes the following:
- the LOC111578659 gene encoding caspase-6 isoform X2; translation: MGNKRRGLALIFNQERFFWRLGLSDRHGTNADRANLEKRLLELNFVVRSYDNYKQVEVLDKIYEAAEEDHSDADCFVLAFLSHGEDDHVYAYDGKISIQDITSLFKGDKCKSLAGKPKIFIIQACRGDKHDDPVTVCDAVDSDLKTNEVVVDASAVHTLPAGADFIMCYSVAEGYYSHRETINGSWYVQDLCEILRKFGDSLEFTELLTLVNRKVSMRSVLCAIDRNAIGKKQVPCFASMLTKKLYFRPKK
- the LOC111578659 gene encoding caspase-6 isoform X1 translates to MSAGSVAKDSRPATDRAACTENLIETDAFMTSSLALDPAEEYKMGNKRRGLALIFNQERFFWRLGLSDRHGTNADRANLEKRLLELNFVVRSYDNYKQVEVLDKIYEAAEEDHSDADCFVLAFLSHGEDDHVYAYDGKISIQDITSLFKGDKCKSLAGKPKIFIIQACRGDKHDDPVTVCDAVDSDLKTNEVVVDASAVHTLPAGADFIMCYSVAEGYYSHRETINGSWYVQDLCEILRKFGDSLEFTELLTLVNRKVSMRSVLCAIDRNAIGKKQVPCFASMLTKKLYFRPKK